A stretch of Pseudolysobacter antarcticus DNA encodes these proteins:
- a CDS encoding ribonucleoside-diphosphate reductase subunit alpha, which produces MSTTEIFSAAITPTATTTESAMPAAAASASNAQVQTLLSENATPHVSAPGNISVTANHGSAASNNDGFALTPPHSPTTMRVTKRNGREEPVDLNKIVRAVTRCCEGLNDVDPMRVALKTISGLYDHASTRELDQLSIRTAAELTMEEPEYAKLAARLLGGYIDKEVAGQEIHSFSQSVSSGHRLGLIGERLLGFVQTHARKLNDAIDVRETRRFEYFGLRTVYDRYLLKHPAQRTVIETPQYFFMRIACALSETVTDALELYRLFAALDYLPSSPTLFNAGTTHEQLSSCFLLDSPEDSLEAIYKRYGDVAMLSKFSGGIGLAYSRIRSRGALIRSTNGHSNGIVPWLKTLDASVAAVNQGGKRKGACCVYLETWHADVEEFLELRDNTGDDAQRTHNLNLANWVPDLFMARVERDEEWSLFDPHDVPQLVDLWGDDFERAYIAAENAGLARKRIKARELYSRMMRSLAQTGNGWMTFKDKSNRACNQTALPGNVVHLSNLCTEILEVSSTGETAVCNLGSINIAQHINDGAFDFAKLAQTVRVAVRQLDRVIDLNFYPIDSARVSNLRWRPVGLGLMGLQDVFFLLRLPFDSEAARQLSAQIQEEIYFHALTTSCELAESLSAHPSFADTRAARGELQFDAWHIVPANTGRWQALRERIQTSGLRNSLLLAIAPTATIASIAGCYECIEPQVSNLFKRETLSGDFLQVNRYLVDELKRLGLWTETVRNGIKLAEGSIQSLLQIPEPLRLIYRTSWELPMRALIDMAADRGAYLDQSQSLNLFMENPNIGVLSSMYMYAWKRGLKTTYYLRSRPATRIAKTTVSEAPSAQAAMAAVVCSLENPESCEACQ; this is translated from the coding sequence ATGTCGACGACCGAAATTTTTTCCGCAGCGATCACACCCACGGCCACTACCACCGAATCCGCCATGCCCGCAGCGGCGGCTAGCGCGAGCAACGCGCAGGTACAAACCTTACTCAGCGAAAACGCCACGCCGCATGTGTCGGCGCCTGGCAATATTTCCGTGACTGCGAATCACGGCAGCGCCGCATCGAATAATGATGGCTTCGCGCTGACGCCGCCGCACTCGCCCACCACGATGCGCGTGACCAAACGCAACGGTCGCGAGGAACCGGTCGATCTGAACAAGATCGTGCGCGCGGTGACGCGGTGCTGCGAAGGCCTGAACGATGTCGATCCGATGCGCGTGGCGCTGAAGACGATCTCGGGTTTGTACGATCACGCCAGCACGCGCGAGCTCGATCAACTATCGATCCGCACCGCCGCCGAATTGACGATGGAAGAACCCGAATACGCCAAGCTCGCCGCACGCCTGCTCGGTGGTTACATCGACAAGGAAGTTGCCGGGCAGGAAATTCACTCGTTCTCGCAATCGGTCAGCAGCGGCCATCGCCTGGGTTTGATCGGCGAACGCCTGCTCGGTTTCGTGCAGACCCACGCACGCAAACTCAACGATGCGATCGACGTGCGCGAAACACGCCGCTTCGAATATTTCGGCCTGCGCACGGTGTACGACCGTTACCTGCTGAAGCATCCGGCACAGCGCACGGTGATCGAAACGCCGCAGTATTTTTTCATGCGCATCGCGTGTGCGCTGTCCGAAACCGTGACTGATGCGCTGGAGCTTTATCGGCTGTTCGCCGCGCTCGATTATCTGCCGAGCTCGCCGACCTTATTCAACGCCGGCACCACACACGAACAGTTGTCATCGTGTTTCCTGCTCGACTCGCCGGAAGATTCGCTGGAAGCGATTTACAAGCGTTATGGCGATGTCGCGATGTTGTCGAAATTTTCCGGCGGCATCGGTCTCGCGTACTCACGCATTCGCAGCCGCGGCGCGTTGATCCGCTCGACCAACGGCCACTCCAACGGCATCGTGCCGTGGCTGAAGACGCTCGATGCATCAGTCGCGGCAGTCAATCAGGGCGGCAAGCGCAAGGGCGCGTGCTGCGTCTATCTGGAAACCTGGCACGCCGATGTCGAGGAGTTTCTTGAGCTGCGCGACAACACTGGCGACGACGCGCAGCGCACGCATAATTTGAACCTCGCCAACTGGGTGCCGGATTTGTTCATGGCGAGAGTCGAGCGAGATGAAGAATGGTCGCTGTTCGATCCGCACGACGTGCCGCAATTGGTCGATTTGTGGGGCGACGATTTCGAGCGCGCGTACATCGCCGCCGAAAACGCCGGCCTCGCGCGCAAGCGCATCAAGGCGCGCGAACTTTACTCGCGCATGATGCGCAGTCTCGCCCAGACCGGCAACGGCTGGATGACGTTCAAGGACAAATCGAACCGCGCCTGCAATCAGACTGCACTGCCCGGCAACGTGGTGCATCTGTCGAACCTGTGCACGGAAATTCTCGAAGTCAGTTCGACCGGCGAAACCGCGGTGTGCAATCTCGGCTCGATCAATATTGCGCAGCACATCAACGACGGCGCATTCGATTTCGCCAAGCTCGCGCAGACCGTGCGCGTGGCAGTGCGTCAGCTCGATCGGGTGATCGATCTGAACTTTTATCCGATCGATAGCGCGCGCGTATCGAACCTGCGCTGGCGTCCGGTCGGACTCGGCCTGATGGGTTTGCAGGACGTGTTTTTCCTGCTGCGCCTACCGTTCGATAGCGAGGCGGCGCGCCAGCTTTCGGCACAGATTCAGGAAGAAATTTATTTCCACGCATTGACCACGTCGTGCGAACTCGCCGAATCGCTCAGTGCACATCCGTCGTTCGCCGATACGCGTGCGGCGCGCGGCGAATTGCAGTTCGATGCGTGGCATATCGTACCCGCAAATACGGGGCGTTGGCAGGCGCTGCGCGAACGCATCCAGACATCGGGCTTGCGTAATTCGCTGTTATTGGCGATCGCACCGACCGCGACGATTGCCTCGATCGCTGGTTGCTACGAATGCATCGAGCCGCAGGTGTCCAACCTGTTCAAGCGCGAGACGTTGTCGGGCGATTTCCTGCAGGTGAATCGCTATCTGGTCGATGAATTGAAGCGTCTCGGTTTGTGGACCGAAACCGTGCGCAACGGTATCAAACTCGCCGAAGGTTCGATCCAGTCGCTGCTGCAAATCCCCGAGCCGCTGCGGCTGATTTATCGCACGAGCTGGGAGTTGCCGATGCGGGCGCTGATCGACATGGCGGCGGATCGCGGCGCGTATCTCGACCAGAGCCAGTCGCTGAATTTGTTCATGGAAAATCCGAACATCGGCGTGCTGTCCTCGATGTACATGTATGCGTGGAAACGCGGCCTGAAAACCACGTATTACCTGCGCTCGCGACCGGCCACGCGCATCGCCAAGACCACAGTCAGCGAAGCGCCGAGTGCGCAGGCGGCGATGGCCGCGGTGGTGTGCTCGCTGGAAAATCCCGAGTCGTGCGAGGCCTGCCAATAA
- a CDS encoding c-type cytochrome codes for MSNPVNKTDLQFLKHFSMIIGFLVLVTAALMAVAAYLYTLHPPPQNPLHAQQVESRITPIGDAYAGDTGRAAKLAAEQAAQKAAAAQVAYGGTTDGKTIFGNLCHSCHETGVAGAPMLTDKANWAPRVAQGLDTLVSHAINGYNGKAGAMPARGGNPSLNDAQVKATVEWMLTQVK; via the coding sequence GTGAGCAACCCCGTTAACAAGACCGACCTGCAATTCCTCAAGCATTTCTCGATGATCATCGGCTTTCTTGTGCTGGTCACTGCCGCATTGATGGCAGTGGCGGCGTACCTCTACACCTTGCATCCGCCGCCGCAGAATCCGCTGCACGCGCAACAGGTGGAATCGCGTATCACGCCGATCGGCGATGCATATGCTGGCGATACCGGCCGTGCCGCGAAACTCGCCGCCGAGCAAGCCGCGCAGAAAGCCGCTGCCGCACAAGTGGCCTACGGCGGCACCACCGATGGCAAGACCATCTTCGGCAACCTGTGCCACAGCTGTCACGAAACCGGCGTCGCCGGCGCACCGATGCTGACCGACAAGGCCAACTGGGCGCCACGTGTGGCGCAGGGTCTGGATACCTTGGTATCGCATGCGATCAACGGCTACAACGGCAAGGCCGGCGCGATGCCGGCGCGCGGCGGCAATCCGTCGTTGAACGATGCGCAGGTGAAAGCCACGGTTGAGTGGATGTTGACCCAGGTCAAATAA
- a CDS encoding dipeptidase, which produces MTPDRRAFLKTSSVLAAGLVFARHVSAAAKDSAPTPYAEAIVIDGNLVPPLDDAGALDQTTTLAVKSSGLTALKATIGGSAGDFAQTNADIDGFDQGIRANPALYMKIEQAADFLLAKRSGKIGIIYSFEGVEMLEAKVERIDHFRKRGVRVMQLSYNRPSPFASGVLSPQPSAGLTQLGRDAIQRMNTLGVSLDLSHCDETSTLAALAASSKPGLITHAGCAAVMAHPRNKSDAVLRAMTSKGGVVGIYELAFLARAPQQPTLDDYLRHLTHALKICGEDHVGIGSDALLMPFDTSPENMVEWNKDIAARKASGVGAPGEGPPPFVIGLNRPDRYRVIADTLVRHGYKGRVIDKILGLNFQRVFAETWISSAA; this is translated from the coding sequence ATGACGCCTGACCGCCGTGCTTTTCTCAAAACCTCATCGGTATTGGCTGCGGGCCTTGTCTTCGCGCGACACGTTAGCGCCGCGGCGAAAGATTCGGCGCCCACGCCTTACGCCGAGGCCATCGTGATCGACGGCAATCTCGTGCCGCCGCTCGATGATGCGGGCGCGCTGGATCAGACTACAACCCTCGCCGTGAAGTCCTCCGGGCTGACCGCGCTCAAGGCGACGATCGGCGGCAGCGCCGGCGATTTTGCGCAGACCAATGCAGACATCGATGGCTTCGATCAAGGCATCCGCGCGAATCCGGCGCTGTACATGAAGATCGAGCAGGCCGCCGATTTTCTGCTGGCAAAACGCAGCGGCAAGATCGGCATCATTTATTCGTTCGAAGGCGTGGAAATGCTTGAGGCGAAAGTCGAGCGCATCGACCATTTTCGCAAACGTGGCGTACGCGTGATGCAGTTGTCATACAACCGCCCATCGCCGTTCGCCTCAGGCGTGTTGAGTCCGCAGCCGTCTGCCGGATTGACCCAACTCGGGCGCGATGCGATCCAGCGCATGAACACGCTCGGAGTTTCGCTCGACCTCAGTCATTGCGATGAGACATCGACGCTGGCCGCGCTCGCGGCATCCAGCAAACCCGGCTTGATCACGCACGCCGGATGCGCCGCGGTGATGGCGCATCCGCGCAACAAGAGCGATGCGGTGTTACGCGCGATGACGAGCAAGGGCGGCGTGGTCGGCATCTATGAATTGGCGTTCCTCGCGCGCGCGCCCCAGCAGCCAACGCTGGACGATTATCTGCGCCACCTCACCCATGCGCTTAAAATTTGCGGCGAGGATCATGTCGGCATCGGCAGCGATGCGTTGCTGATGCCATTCGATACATCGCCGGAAAACATGGTCGAATGGAACAAGGATATCGCCGCGCGCAAGGCCAGTGGTGTCGGCGCGCCGGGCGAAGGTCCGCCGCCGTTCGTGATCGGCTTGAACCGGCCCGACCGCTACCGCGTGATCGCCGATACGCTCGTTCGCCACGGCTACAAAGGCCGTGTCATCGACAAGATTCTTGGCCTCAATTTTCAGCGCGTTTTTGCCGAAACCTGGATAAGTTCAGCCGCTTGA
- a CDS encoding alpha/beta hydrolase, with translation MNIESNPSTMDFPATASTLLLPGPAGLIEIATAMPPPDVARAGTALICHPHPLQGGTMQNKVVTTLEKALRELGLATVRFNFRGVGASTGEFDDGIGESDDVRAIAAWIRQVHAGDTLWLAGFSFGSFVALRTAAALDVAQLITVAPPAGRWDFAAITLPDCPWLVIQGEQDEVVDPNAVFTWLASLPSPPTLVRMAETGHFFHHRLLDLRAAIQQGAHAPLPPLRAAGTAV, from the coding sequence ATGAATATCGAATCGAACCCGTCCACTATGGATTTTCCCGCCACCGCCAGCACCTTGCTGCTGCCCGGCCCTGCCGGTCTGATCGAAATCGCTACCGCCATGCCGCCGCCGGATGTCGCGCGCGCGGGCACGGCGCTGATCTGCCATCCGCATCCGCTGCAAGGCGGCACGATGCAGAACAAGGTGGTGACGACGCTGGAAAAAGCTCTGCGCGAACTCGGGCTGGCAACGGTGCGATTCAATTTTCGCGGCGTCGGTGCATCCACCGGTGAGTTCGACGATGGCATCGGCGAAAGCGATGACGTGCGTGCGATCGCTGCGTGGATTCGTCAGGTGCATGCGGGCGATACGCTGTGGCTTGCGGGGTTTTCGTTCGGCAGTTTTGTTGCGCTGCGCACGGCGGCGGCACTTGATGTCGCCCAGTTGATCACCGTGGCGCCACCGGCCGGGCGCTGGGATTTCGCGGCGATCACGCTGCCGGATTGTCCGTGGCTGGTGATCCAGGGCGAGCAGGACGAAGTGGTCGATCCGAACGCGGTGTTCACGTGGCTGGCATCGCTGCCATCGCCGCCGACTTTGGTGCGCATGGCCGAGACCGGACATTTTTTCCATCACCGCCTGCTCGATCTGCGCGCCGCGATCCAGCAAGGCGCGCACGCACCACTGCCGCCGCTGCGTGCTGCCGGCACAGCCGTTTAG
- a CDS encoding ribonucleotide-diphosphate reductase subunit beta, which yields MSAQLPMSSKPPGRLLDPGLNLTLRPMAYPAFYEMYRAAIKNTWTVEEVDFAPDVNDLRNKMTAAERHLIERLVAFFATGDSIVSNNLVLNLYKHINSPEARMYLSRQLFEEALHVQFYLTLLDTYVPDPTQRARAFDAIEHIPSIRRKAEFCMRWIDSIQTLDRLDTRAQRQQFLLNLICFACCIEGLFFFAAFAYVYFLRSRGLLHGLASGTNWVFRDESAHMAFAFEVIHIVRSEEPDLFDAEMQAEVLAMMQDAVDCETQFADDVLGGGVAGLSRQDMRAYLEFVADQRLHMLGMPKFYGTRNPLGFMELQDVQELTNFFERRVSAYQVGVVGEVVFDASF from the coding sequence ATGTCCGCCCAACTGCCAATGTCCTCAAAACCGCCCGGGCGCTTGCTCGATCCCGGTCTCAATCTCACGCTGCGACCGATGGCGTATCCGGCGTTCTACGAAATGTATCGCGCCGCGATCAAGAATACCTGGACCGTGGAGGAGGTCGATTTCGCGCCCGACGTCAACGACCTGCGCAACAAGATGACAGCGGCCGAACGGCATCTGATCGAACGTCTCGTCGCGTTTTTCGCAACCGGCGATTCGATCGTCTCGAACAACCTCGTGCTCAATTTGTACAAACACATCAACTCGCCCGAGGCGCGCATGTATTTGTCGCGCCAGTTGTTCGAGGAAGCGCTGCATGTACAGTTTTATCTGACCTTGCTCGATACTTATGTGCCCGATCCGACCCAGCGCGCGCGCGCTTTCGATGCGATCGAACATATCCCGTCGATTCGGCGCAAGGCCGAATTCTGCATGCGCTGGATCGATTCGATTCAGACGCTGGATCGGCTTGATACGCGTGCGCAACGCCAGCAGTTTCTGCTCAACCTGATCTGTTTCGCGTGTTGCATCGAAGGTCTGTTTTTTTTCGCCGCGTTCGCCTACGTGTATTTTTTGCGCTCGCGCGGATTGCTGCACGGGCTCGCATCCGGCACCAACTGGGTGTTCCGCGACGAGTCCGCGCACATGGCGTTTGCGTTCGAGGTGATCCATATCGTGCGCAGCGAGGAACCCGATTTGTTCGATGCCGAGATGCAGGCAGAGGTGCTGGCGATGATGCAGGATGCGGTCGACTGCGAAACCCAGTTCGCCGACGATGTGCTCGGCGGCGGCGTGGCCGGATTATCGCGGCAGGACATGCGCGCCTATCTCGAATTCGTGGCCGACCAGCGCCTGCACATGCTCGGCATGCCGAAGTTTTATGGTACACGCAATCCGCTCGGTTTCATGGAGCTGCAGGATGTGCAGGAACTGACCAACTTCTTTGAGCGGCGCGTCTCGGCGTATCAGGTCGGCGTGGTTGGCGAAGTGGTTTTCGATGCCAGTTTCTGA
- a CDS encoding SDR family NAD(P)-dependent oxidoreductase yields the protein MSSNPSPTALIVGASRGLGLTMAEEYAKRGWHVIATVRGTGKTALHELAQRSEGRIEIESVDIANADEITSLRQRLQSRKFDLLFVNAGVANDPEETAGAVSTDEFVRVMVTNALSPMRVIEQFESLVSSTGTIGVMSSGLGSVADNESGGWDVYRGSKAALNTMMRSFAARQAGNSRPLVIIAPGWVRTDMGGPNAALDVHESIRGVVDTITSCAGKPGLRYLDYRGHTIRW from the coding sequence ATGAGCTCGAATCCATCACCCACCGCCCTCATCGTCGGCGCCTCGCGCGGACTGGGTTTGACGATGGCCGAAGAATACGCCAAGCGCGGCTGGCACGTGATCGCCACCGTGCGCGGCACCGGCAAAACCGCCTTGCATGAACTCGCGCAGCGCAGCGAGGGCCGGATCGAAATCGAATCGGTCGATATCGCCAATGCCGACGAAATCACGTCGCTGCGACAACGTCTGCAATCGCGCAAGTTTGACTTGCTGTTTGTGAACGCGGGCGTGGCCAACGATCCCGAAGAAACTGCCGGCGCGGTTTCGACCGACGAATTCGTGCGCGTGATGGTGACGAATGCGCTGTCACCGATGCGTGTGATCGAACAATTCGAATCGCTCGTGAGCAGCACCGGCACGATCGGCGTGATGTCATCGGGGCTCGGCAGTGTTGCGGATAACGAATCCGGCGGCTGGGACGTGTATCGCGGCAGCAAGGCGGCGCTGAACACGATGATGCGCAGTTTCGCTGCGCGCCAAGCCGGCAATTCGCGCCCGCTGGTGATCATCGCGCCGGGCTGGGTGCGCACCGACATGGGCGGGCCGAACGCCGCGCTCGACGTGCACGAAAGCATCCGTGGCGTAGTCGACACCATCACCAGCTGCGCCGGAAAACCCGGGCTGCGTTATCTGGATTATCGCGGCCACACGATACGCTGGTAA
- a CDS encoding aldo/keto reductase has product MSKPINAAEAGQFKIGGDLAVNRLGYGAMRITGKGIWGAPANPAAALATLRRLPELGVDFIDTADSYGPNVSEDLIRNALHPYQNLLIATKGGLTRHGPDIWLPLGRPEYLRQCVLMSLRRLGVERIDLWQLHRIDPAVSREDQFGVIADMRKEGLIRHAGLSEVGIDDIDAAQKYFPVATVQNRYNLVDRQSEKVLDYCDAHGIGFIPWFPLAAGALVGPGSALGDIAARLNATPGQVALAWLLKRSKVMLPIPGTSSVAHLEENIAAASLVLSDADFTLLNQHGQSA; this is encoded by the coding sequence ATGTCCAAGCCCATCAACGCCGCCGAAGCCGGCCAGTTCAAGATCGGCGGCGATCTCGCCGTAAATCGCCTCGGCTACGGTGCCATGCGCATCACCGGCAAAGGTATCTGGGGCGCGCCGGCCAATCCCGCCGCCGCGCTCGCGACCTTGCGCCGATTGCCCGAACTCGGTGTCGACTTCATCGATACCGCGGACAGTTATGGCCCGAATGTCAGCGAGGACTTGATCCGCAACGCGTTGCATCCATACCAGAATCTGCTGATCGCGACCAAGGGCGGATTGACGCGCCACGGCCCGGATATCTGGCTGCCGCTGGGACGCCCGGAATATCTGCGCCAGTGCGTGTTGATGAGCCTGCGCCGGCTCGGTGTCGAGCGCATCGATCTGTGGCAATTGCATCGTATCGATCCCGCCGTGTCGCGCGAAGACCAGTTTGGCGTGATCGCCGACATGCGCAAGGAAGGTCTGATTCGACATGCCGGTCTGAGCGAAGTAGGTATCGACGATATCGACGCAGCGCAAAAATATTTCCCGGTCGCGACGGTGCAGAACCGCTACAACCTGGTTGATCGCCAGAGCGAAAAAGTGTTGGATTATTGCGATGCGCACGGTATCGGTTTTATCCCGTGGTTTCCGCTCGCAGCCGGCGCATTGGTCGGCCCCGGTTCCGCGCTCGGCGATATCGCCGCACGACTGAACGCGACTCCCGGTCAGGTCGCGCTGGCCTGGTTGCTCAAGCGTTCAAAAGTGATGCTGCCGATTCCCGGCACAAGCAGCGTTGCGCATCTTGAAGAGAACATTGCTGCGGCGAGTTTGGTGTTGAGCGATGCGGATTTCACACTGCTGAATCAGCACGGCCAGTCGGCGTAA
- a CDS encoding ACP phosphodiesterase, with amino-acid sequence MNYLAHTLLAGSDPQLQLGGVLGDFWRGAPDPAWPPGLRAGVILHRHIDTFTDAHALLVEARALFVPPQRRYAGILLDVYFDHLLARDFSRYSDQPLAPFSTRMMSLLRESQQQMPLPMQRFIRYIGAHDGLAAYADPQVIVDVLCGIGHRLKHANPLAESAAPLFALAAPLSELFAAFFPILMQFAAGERVRLLQLEAAIPKS; translated from the coding sequence ATGAATTATCTCGCACACACGTTACTGGCCGGCTCCGATCCGCAGCTACAACTTGGTGGCGTGCTCGGCGATTTCTGGCGCGGCGCGCCGGATCCGGCGTGGCCGCCTGGCCTGCGTGCAGGTGTGATTCTGCATCGGCATATCGATACGTTTACCGATGCGCATGCGCTGCTGGTTGAAGCACGCGCGTTGTTCGTGCCGCCGCAGCGACGTTATGCCGGCATCCTGCTGGATGTGTATTTCGATCATCTGCTGGCGCGCGATTTTTCGCGTTACAGCGATCAGCCGCTGGCGCCATTTTCGACACGCATGATGTCGCTGTTACGCGAGTCACAGCAGCAAATGCCATTGCCGATGCAGCGCTTCATACGTTACATCGGCGCGCATGACGGCCTTGCCGCGTATGCCGATCCGCAGGTGATCGTCGATGTGCTGTGCGGCATCGGGCATCGCTTGAAACATGCCAATCCGCTGGCTGAAAGTGCCGCGCCGCTGTTTGCTCTCGCGGCGCCACTGAGCGAATTGTTCGCCGCGTTTTTTCCGATCCTGATGCAGTTCGCCGCGGGCGAACGAGTGCGTCTGCTGCAACTCGAAGCAGCGATTCCGAAGTCCTGA
- the zapE gene encoding cell division protein ZapE has protein sequence MSLHPAVKTSPASADSSDAPSAVYQRGVEEKRWDDDPAQREILAHFDRLQQELIARSQTGWLQKLGARFGRSASVRGLYLWGSVGRGKTFLMDLFYDSVPGEQKLRLHFHRFMARVHDELRQLEGRQDPLKDVAAHFAEQARLLCLDEFFVSDIADAMILGGLLRYLFAEGVTVVTTSNILPAQLYKEGLQRERFLPAIKLIEQNCEVVQTLSPNDYRLRVLNQARVYYTPLSADVERAMALCFARLASGARKADHEITIHDRSIPIRQLADGVIWFEFDALCDGPRSVADYIEIARSYHSVLISGVPQFTPMTENQARRFVDLVDEFYDRNVKLILSASVAVIDLYEGQRLRAEFARTESRLIEMQSQDYLAREHRA, from the coding sequence ATGAGTTTGCATCCGGCAGTAAAAACTTCGCCAGCATCCGCCGATTCAAGCGATGCACCGAGCGCGGTCTATCAACGCGGCGTGGAAGAAAAACGCTGGGATGACGATCCGGCGCAGCGCGAAATCCTCGCGCATTTCGATCGCCTTCAACAGGAGCTAATCGCACGCAGCCAAACCGGTTGGCTGCAGAAACTCGGCGCACGTTTTGGCCGCAGCGCATCGGTGCGCGGATTGTATCTGTGGGGCAGCGTCGGGCGCGGCAAAACTTTCCTCATGGATCTGTTCTACGACAGCGTGCCGGGCGAGCAAAAACTGCGCCTGCATTTCCATCGTTTCATGGCGCGCGTGCACGATGAATTGCGCCAGCTCGAAGGCCGTCAGGATCCGCTCAAGGATGTCGCCGCGCATTTTGCAGAGCAGGCGCGGCTGTTGTGTCTCGACGAATTTTTCGTCAGCGATATTGCCGATGCGATGATCCTCGGCGGCCTGCTGCGATATCTGTTTGCTGAGGGCGTGACCGTGGTCACGACTTCGAATATTTTGCCGGCACAGCTGTACAAGGAAGGATTGCAGCGCGAGCGTTTTCTACCAGCGATAAAGTTGATCGAGCAGAATTGCGAAGTCGTGCAGACCCTCTCGCCGAACGATTATCGGCTGCGCGTGCTGAATCAGGCGCGCGTGTATTACACGCCGCTGAGTGCGGATGTCGAACGCGCGATGGCGTTGTGTTTCGCGCGGCTCGCCAGCGGCGCGCGCAAGGCCGATCACGAGATCACGATTCACGATCGCAGCATTCCGATCCGGCAACTTGCCGACGGCGTGATCTGGTTCGAATTCGATGCGCTGTGTGACGGCCCGCGTTCCGTCGCCGACTATATCGAGATCGCGCGCAGTTACCACAGCGTGCTGATTTCCGGCGTGCCGCAATTCACACCGATGACTGAAAACCAGGCGCGTCGTTTTGTCGATCTCGTCGACGAATTTTACGACCGCAACGTCAAGCTGATTTTGTCCGCCAGCGTGGCCGTGATCGACCTCTACGAAGGCCAGCGCCTGCGCGCCGAATTTGCGAGAACCGAAAGCCGCCTGATCGAAATGCAGTCGCAGGACTACCTCGCACGCGAACACCGCGCATAA
- a CDS encoding acyl-CoA thioesterase — MPVSEAAVLTEVRLLEMVFPDQTNHYGTLFGGHALALMDKAAFIAASRYSRRTVVTARSEQIDFRSPVRQGQLIELIGGVVATGRSSMTVAVDLYAEDLLSGERQLCTRGHFVMIALDANHKPVAVPLLATVVAGDDAMESRSMEADH; from the coding sequence ATGCCAGTTTCTGAGGCGGCTGTGCTCACCGAAGTGCGTCTGCTCGAAATGGTTTTCCCCGATCAGACCAATCATTACGGCACGTTGTTCGGCGGTCACGCACTCGCGCTGATGGACAAGGCGGCGTTCATCGCCGCCTCGCGTTATTCGCGCCGCACGGTGGTCACGGCGCGTTCGGAGCAGATCGATTTTCGCAGCCCGGTGCGGCAAGGTCAGCTCATCGAATTGATCGGAGGTGTCGTCGCCACCGGACGCAGCTCGATGACGGTCGCGGTCGATCTGTACGCCGAAGATCTGCTCTCGGGCGAGCGCCAGCTGTGCACGCGCGGACACTTCGTCATGATCGCGCTCGATGCCAATCACAAGCCGGTCGCGGTGCCGCTGCTTGCAACCGTTGTGGCTGGTGATGATGCGATGGAGTCTCGTTCGATGGAAGCGGATCACTAG